The DNA segment AGGACGCCCTGGGTCTCGTACGTGCCGGCGGCCGAGACGTTGCCCATGTTCTGGACGCTGCTCTGCGAGTTGCTGCCCGCCAGGCACGGAATGCAGGACCCGCCCCACGGACTCTTGTTGAAGTCCTCGGAACGCGCCGCCTTCCAGAAGGCCCGCACGGCCTCGACATCAGGCGGGACGCCGTCGCTGCGCGTCGAGAACTGCTCGATGATCATCTGCATCGAGGCGGCCTTGGCCTGGGCGCGGGAGTTCCCGGCAGCTTGCTTGGCCTGGTTGTAGATGAGCGTGGCGCCGGCGATCAGGATGATCCCGATGACGATGGCAAGCGTCACCTCGATGATCGTGAAACCACGGGCAAAGACTCTGCGTCTCACCTCGGACCCTCGCAATCCCTGTCAGGATGTCCCCAAAACAACCTTACCCTCTTTCTCTGGACTTTATATGTGAGGGGATTTTCACGGTGGCACGGTTGCGTGCCATTTCAAAGAATTATGCGCGGGCCGCGGCCACCGCGTCTTCCGTACTGCCCGCCGAGAGCCGCGCTCCGCCCGCACCGGAGGCGCGGATGTGATTGAATGCCGATAGATAGGCGGTATGGCAACTCGATTTCGCGCAATCGCCGTGAAACCCGCACGTGATAGAAAACCGAGAGATCAGTAGTTTTTCCCGAAGCGGGAGGGAGCCGACCTTGAAAAGACGTTCGACCGCGTTCATCGCGACCGCACTTGCGCTGTCCGCATGCAGCCAATTCGTTCCCGGCATCACCGAGATCAGCTACGTGAGCAACAAGCTCGCGAGCATCCGCGGGCAGACCAAGGACTTCTCGCGCCTGCTGGTCTCCGTGGTCCGCGAGCCCGAGGTGCCGGTCTTCAAGATCCAGAAGCTCCCCGCCGCCTACACGTCGGCCGATCTCGTGCTCTCCAACTACGGCAATCCCAGCCTCCTCTCGGCCAACCTGAGCAAGAGCCTCGCGATCGCCAACGGCACGACCCAGGCGACGGGCGTCTACGCGGGCTTGAAGCCGGGCGACAACTACAAGCTGGCCTGCACGCTCAAGAACAACGCCACCGCGGTGGGGTCCGGCTATGCCGACAGCATCACGCTGCGGGCGGGCGTGAACCTCGTGACCATCATCATCAGCGTGCTCGGCGACATCA comes from the Candidatus Tanganyikabacteria bacterium genome and includes:
- a CDS encoding type II secretion system protein, with the protein product MRRRVFARGFTIIEVTLAIVIGIILIAGATLIYNQAKQAAGNSRAQAKAASMQMIIEQFSTRSDGVPPDVEAVRAFWKAARSEDFNKSPWGGSCIPCLAGSNSQSSVQNMGNVSAAGTYETQGVLDGNSLSPDGADLTNAIVSNPSPGANAPPKPSLRGPTDPSYTGSASGIMIYYRFGDARPYGMWDETRRDLVWGKSYAVAITNTQGERWFFVHMNRAGGGGSNPTNLGGTIGN